From the Macaca nemestrina isolate mMacNem1 chromosome 7, mMacNem.hap1, whole genome shotgun sequence genome, one window contains:
- the LOC105473701 gene encoding glutathione peroxidase 2, protein MAFIAKSFYDLSAISLDGEKVDFNTFRGRAVLIENVASLUGTTTRDFTQLNELQCRFPRRLVVLGFPCNQFGHQENCQNEEILNSLKYVRPGGGYQPTFTLVQKCEVNGQNEHPVFAYLKDKLPYPHDDPFSLMTDPKLIIWSPVRRSDVAWNFEKFLIGPEGEPFRRYSRTFPTINIEPDIKRLLKVAI, encoded by the exons ATGGCTTTCATTGCCAAGTCCTTCTATGACCTCAGTGCCATCAGCCTGGATGGGGAGAAGGTAGATTTCAATACGTTCCGGGGCAGGGCCGTGCTGATTGAAAATGTGGCTTCACTCTGAGGCACAACCACTCGGGACTTCACCCAGCTCAACGAGCTGCAATGCCGCTTTCCCAGGCGCCTGGTGGTCCTTGGCTTCCCTTGCAACCAATTTGGACATCAG GAGAACTGTCAGAATGAGGAGATCCTGAACAGTCTCAAGTATGTCCGTCCTGGGGGTGGATACCAGCCTACTTTCACCCTTGTCCAAAAATGTGAGGTGAATGGGCAGAATGAGCATCCTGTCTTCGCCTACCTGAAGGACAAGCTCCCCTACCCTCATGATGACCCATTTTCCCTCATGACCGATCCCAAGCTCATCATTTGGAGCCCCGTGCGCCGTTCAGATGTGGCCTGGAACTTTGAGAAGTTCCTCATAGGGCCGGAGGGAGAGCCCTTCCGACGCTACAGCCGCACCTTCCCAACCATCAACATTGAGCCTGACATCAAGCGCCTCCTTAAAGTTGCCATATAG